One stretch of Oncorhynchus keta strain PuntledgeMale-10-30-2019 chromosome 18, Oket_V2, whole genome shotgun sequence DNA includes these proteins:
- the slc25a15a gene encoding solute carrier family 25 member 15a, whose product MAPHPVVQAIIDLSAGAIGGTACVFSGQPFDTAKVKMQTFPSMYRGFLHCFMATYRQMGLRGLYQGATPALIANIAENAVLFMSYGFCQDVLRRITGMDRAVELSDLQKACSGSLASIFSSLALCPTELVKCRLQAMHEMEASGKITAGQKSSVWSVVRTVLRTDGPLGFYQGLTTTIVREVPGYFCFFGAYELCRTTFAQHLNTEKDGIGVVPLMFSGGFGGACLWLVVYPIDCVKSRIQVHSLAGRQQGFINTLMGIIRTEGVAPLYSGLTPTMIRTFPANGALFLAYELSRKAMMQKFGDV is encoded by the exons GTGGGACAGCCTGTGTGTTCAGTGGCCAGCCGTTCGACACAGCCAAGGTGAAGATGCAGACCTTCCCTTCCATGTACCGAGGCTTCCTCCACTGTTTCATGGCCACCTACAG ACAGATGGGTCTGAGAGGGCTGTACCAGGGAGCCACCCCAGCCCTCATAGCCAACATCGCAGAGAACGCTGTCCTTTTCATGAGCTATGGTTTCTGTCAGGACGTGTTGCGGCGAATCACTGGGATGGACCGAGCCGTAGAACTCAG TGACCTCCAGAAGGCATGTTCAGGCTCCCTAgcctccatcttctcctccctggCTCTCTGTCCCACAGAGCTGGTCAAGTGTCGTCTGCAGGCCATGCATGAGATGGAGGCCTCCGGTAAGATAACCGCAGGGCAGAAGAG TTCGGTGTGGTCCGTGGTTCGGACTGTGTTGAGGACGGACGGTCCTCTTGGGTTCTACCAGGGTTTGACTACAACCATTGTCAGGGAGGTGCCCGGGTATTTCTGCTTCTTCGGAGCCTACGAGCTCTGTCGCACGACATTTGCTCAGCATCTGAACACCGAAAAGGATGGCATAG gCGTTGTCCCTCTGATGTTcagtggtgggtttgggggaGCGTGCCTGTGGCTGGTGGTCTATCCCATAGACTGtgtgaagtccaggatccaggtcCACTCCCTAGCAGGCAGACAGCAAGGCTTCATCAATACCTTGATGGGGATCATACGCACTGAAG GAGTGGCTCCTCTCTACTCAGGCCTCACCCCCACCATGATCAGAACCTTCCCTGCCAACGGAGCTCTCTTCTTGGCCTATGAGCTCAGCCGTAAGGCGATGATGCAGAAGTTTGGAGACGTCTGA